The region TTGTCCGAGAAGCCACAGTGGACTataaacaaaacattcaaagggtgctggggtgggggggttaaaGGACGCACTCAAAAGTCATGGCTTCGGGGGAAACCCTGTACATTGAGTCGGATGGCTCCGAGATGCCCACTGAAATAGTGGAACTACACGAAATCGAAGTGGAAACTATAGAAACAACTGTTATCGGGGAAGACGGTGAGCACCAGCCTATGATCGCCTTACAACCGCTCGATACGGACGATCCGGACTCGATTCTCCCGCACCAAGAGGTGATTCTAGTTCAGACCCGGGAAGAGGTGGTCGGCGACGACGACTCGGAACTGCACACGGATGACGGATACGGAGACCAAATCCTCATCCCGGTACCGGCCGTGGAGGAGGACTACATCGAACAGACTCTGGTCACTGTCGCGGGGAGAAGCTCGACGGCGTCCCGGATGAAGAGAGTTGGAGCTGGGAAGAAGTCGGGTAAAAAGAGCTACTTAAGCGGCACCGAGATGGGCCGAAAATGGGAACAGAAGCAAGTCCAGATAAAGACGTTGGAAGGAGAGTTCTCAGTTACTATGTGGGCTTCGGGTAAGTTTGTAGTCAATTCCTATAATGTCTTTGTTCTCACTATGCGTGTGTCGTCGTTACGAGGCCTCCGGTGAGGCCTTGCACTCCGACAACAGTTGACAGCAGTTGTACGACTCGAAAAGACGGTTTCGCCTCGAATtggattgttattgtttttatggGAAGCCATGTTTTCTCTGCCGATGGGCGCCGCCATATTTCCCGGTCGAGAAAGTATGGCGGCCCGAAAAAATGGCGTTTATTTGGCCAGCGAAGATGGCGGCGAGTTGTGCTTAGTACGCTTGTCAATCCACTAGGCCTCTGTGGCGCAGTTCAGGAGTGGTGCGTTCAAGGGCCCTCGGCTTTTCCCCCTACGTCCTACTACTACGACTCTTGTTACTTTGACAGCTGGTAGATTCGAGAACCTACTTCTAACTGAAATCAATATGAAAGTTGAAATCGGAATCTTTTGAGCGTTATTCTGAAGTGAGctcataataataaatgtacTGTAGTGCTGTTTTTcagcttttattgaattttgaCTCTGTGATTTAGATGACAAGAAGGACATTGACCACGAGGAGCAAATCGCAGGTGAAAACTCTCCTGACTATTCTGAGTACATGACAGGGAAGAAGCTACCTCCAGGGGGAATCCCGGGGATCGACCTCTCAGACCCTAAGCAACTGGCTGAGTTTGCAAGGTAGGTATGCATGCATGGGCTCGTCTAGAATATACGAGGAGGCGTTATATGCACTGGGATGATGCTCAAATGATGGTTTAAATTTCCAGAATGAAGCCAAAGAAAGTGAAAGAGGACGATGCACCCAGGACAATAGCCTGCCCCCACAAAGTAAGTTATCCCTTCGCAAATCCATCAATTTGTTTTACCACAGGGCCTTAAAATAACAACAGTGTAAATGTATAAGAATGTCATGTAATCCAAACGTTTTTGTTCTCAGGGCTGCACTAAGATGTTCAGGGATAACTCCGCAATGAGGAAACATTTGCACACCCACGGGCCTCGCGTGCATGTCTGCGCCGAGTGCGGAAAAGCTTTCGTGGAGAGCTCCAAACTAAAAAGACACCAGCTTGTTCATACTGGAGAGAAGCCTTTCCAggtgggcttttttttgtcttttctttacagCAATGGTTGTCAAAAACAAAGTGTTTATGATGTAGTATCTACTAAATTATTTGTAATGAATTATGCATATCTGTTCTTTTCCATCTCTAGTGCACATTTGAGGGCTGCGGCAAAAGGTTCTCCCTGGACTTTAATCTACGCACACACGTGCGAATCCACACGGGGGACCGCCCGTACGTGTGCCCCTTTGACGGCTGCAACAAAAAATTTGCCCAGTCCACCAACCTTAAGTCTCACATTCTCACTCATGCCAAAGCAAAGAACAACCAGTGAATGGGACCCAAAATTGACGACACAAGCACTGGAAGACACAGGCCACGCCTCTAAAAGACAAATTGAAATCCCACCTGGCTGACTTTCTTgggagacaacaacaacaacaagttcTTTGCATCGTTTTTCAACATAGACTCTCCATATGAGCATGGAGAGGCCTTCTGAACTGCTCTGACTTTAGCACTACTCAAAATTGAACTCTTTTTACTTGGATTTCTGCACCTACAAACTTATTTTTACCTGAAGATAGTATGATGAAATGTTTTACATTGAAACAAACATCAAACTGTTACAACGCACTTCAGCAAGCAGTAacactttttcaattttctacTTCTCCTAAGTGTGCATATTGTACACTCATTGGCATTAGTGCAGTGTAAATTGAAAGGGTCTCTTGTATTCCCTTcagttttccttttctttgacaatgcttttgaaatgattaaataatgaATTATGTTTTGTATAATGCTTCATGTTGTAGATAACAACCATGTAATTATGCAGAGATTGCTGATTAAAATGCTTTCCCTTACCACTGATTTTTCCACAATTGATTGccattggaaaatgaattaccaaaaaaaaaagtttattaatTGCAGCAATGAACACATAACTGCACAGCAGTTCCGTTTTATTTGCATTACTCTAAGCACTGCTAGTTTTTGGCCCAATCAAAATCATGGCATCACAACATGTAGTATTTGATTCGTAGCGTTGCGATTGGtacttaaaaacattttcaaatgttattccagaCTAACTTGTTGAACATAAccagaaatgatttttgattgcCAATTAATATCACAAAAGCAAAATGTAAAGGAGTTGTGAGGAAAATACAATCACCGTTTGAAACCTCTCTTCCGACCTGAGTTAATCAGTCAGTGGtacatgaaaattcaaactcATCACATTAGGTGCTTACCAAAATGACTGTAGATGTTTGGTACCTGTTCTGTACAGCGTCTGGCTTTCATTGAGATAGAGCATCCAAAAGCGCAGGGTAGTTAGGTGTTCCCCAGCCTGTCACTGGATCCCACGACGGCGCCGAGCAGAATCCTTGACCTTGAACCTGCTCGTCTAAGCAGCCCAGGTGACAACCTTCAGTCACCTGCAGCAGACACAATTCGCATTCAGTACAATTCACACTCCCTTATTACAACCCATTTAATTTTGCCTAACTTACTTGACACTTTTGCAACAAGTGCTGATCtgaacaaataaagttgaacaaagcatcatttttttaaaagatgtatTCTGCAATAATTATTAGGTAGTAGTGttataatattataataattgtAGTGTGCTATAGTACACGTGCCTGCTCTTAAATTAATGTCTTATTTAAAAGACTGGttaggaattttttttttaaagatatattcattttgtattaatattgtaacaaaacagttttattgtaaatatattttgaaaatttgaTATAGAAAAATAGACTATGAATATTTGTTATTTCAAATGTGGTCTGCTAAAAAGACCTACAAGcaagaataaatacaaatgactaaaaaatccCAATTTGTTCAGCAATCAGCATTAGAAAATATAGAGTGTGGAGGAATAGAACATTGACTAACATCAAAAAGGGGGTCTCCCTTGAGTTTGTACAGGCGAGGGTTGAGGAAGCCCAGGACAGGAAGGCCCTTCATCAGACGTTTGTCATTGATGAGGGAAAACATCCCACCGACCACCGGGGTTGATGCCTTCAATGACAAAAAGCCGATTACAATTGCTTGCTAAGTCCACGATGACTttaaagacataataataacaatctCGTACCGATGTTCCAGACACCCAAGGCACAGGTACTCTATTGATGATCACCCAGTAATTATCTGACAGCGCCGCCATGTCCGGATAAGCCCTCCCGCTGACGTTGAAGTATGACTTTGGTGGGAGGGTTGCCGCGACAGACTTCAGGTATTGAGCTACAGCATTGGCCTATAGGAACGGATACACTTTGATTCTTTCTCACTGAATCAAGTTGTAATAAAAATGATGATGTCATATAATTACTTACCTGGTAGTCGGGCATCTTGAAAACATTACTAAAGCCTCCTCCGCTTATGTAATCTGCTACTTCGTAGGATAATTTAAATGGATTCTTGAACGAGGTTCCACCGACAGTGGTCACATAAGGGCTAGGAAAGTGaagttcttttaatttttcaaatattttgagaTACTATTGAGTGGTGTTACAGGGTTCAGTGTTATTACCTTGAGGCAGGAAAACTGGGCCTGAAGGAATTCTGTTGCGCCATATGAAGGCAGCTTGCACCACTGTCACCTGAACACAATTTAAGAGACAGAGATCCAAACTATAAGCAGTCAATAACTAATTTTgctaagtaaaataaaaagtgaacacCATGGGGGCATTTGTGGATgattctgttgattttgaaaCAATTGGCGGATGTTTTAGGGAAAATTTTTCAGTTGGGTTGGATGTGCCATTAGAAATTAATCAAGGCAGTGTAAATGTTTTCATCCTTTGTATGACTGACCAGAAGCAAAAAGCAAGGAGAGGCCTCTGACACCAGCTTTCATGAACTCAGTGTTAACGCGCTGCATAAAGGCCGTGGAAAGGCTGTCCTCGTCATCGCCGTAGCTGATGGTGTGCACCCAAGGCAGGTTAGACATGTTGCTTAGCAAGACCAGCCATTGGAGGAATGGCTCCTGGGATTCGTGACGGCCTAAAACACAGAATGGACAATTGCATCTGTTTGGGTACTTCTACTCTATAGTGACTTCATATAGACTTTGCTCACAAACCTGGATTGGTGAAGACCCAGGTGGAAATGTTGGCCCCCATACTCATAATGTACTCCACATCCAGACTGGCCTCTAAACCAGGCTTTCCAGTGCCCTGTGTCCCCACAACACGGTCCACCTTGGACAGATGCTGGAAGCTTCGGCCATAAAGGCTCATGAACTCCGTCAGGTCCGAAGGGCTATAGTACTGCTCCAAAAACTGCAACACAAACAAGCTAATGGGCATTAAAATATAAACTCACTGGAAACTCCCTTATCTAATTTAATGATCTGCAATATACATGAGGCATTTCAATGATTCTTTAATTAAAAGGTAACCATTCTTTTTCTTAATAATTtttgatgccatttttttcaggtttgcaAACAATTTGCATTTAAGTCTCAAAGCCATTTCATTATGCCTTTTTTACTTTCCCCTGTAAACAGCCTGATTATTATTAACATGTGGCTGACTTGATCCAATTTTAGAAGtactacatgtttttttaaatttacacacTTTGCTGTAATTGGCCTCTGCTTAGTGGATGTGGattgttaaaataaaaggcattaCACGGCCACATGGGCATGCATTTACATAATATGACGCAGTGGGACATTTCAAAGTTTACAGACCAGTTtgacctaaaaatgtttttaaaaaagcctttgtAATTAGGTTACATAACCCACGGATGATAAAGTTCAATTAGGTCAACTTGTGCATAAAACAGCAgagggaaaaaattaaaaccgACAAGAAGCCACctttaaaattataatataGTAAAAATCACTATTGCAGAGGATAGTGACAGTTACTATTGTTTGGAAAGTGAAGCTTGCACCTGAGCTACAGCCTGACTGTTGTTTTGAGCCGAGCCCACATCCGCTGTCGTCATATTGTAACGGGCCCTTAACACAGAAGGAGTCACTCCTAGGTGGAACCCATTGCTCTGCTGCCTTTTCCTCAAGACTGTTGAGGCCATGCTTGGCTTGCCTCCTCCAGGAGGGAAGCGATGAAGCCCTCCAACTGTTGTCAAAGTAAATCAAAATCCAACAATCACCCACGACAGCCACTCGAGAGGTGATTAAATGAGACTTACTGAAATCAAGGTGTTGGGCAACATCATCAGGAACAGAGTATGGAGCTGAGGACCTCACGACGGTGTGACCATCTCGGACATAACGCTGGAATCTGCTGCCTGGAAGCAGATTCTCTGCAACCCTGGAAGCACATGCCGTCTTAGAAAAAAAGCTAAGAAAGAGTTTCTGAATAAAACAGTCTTACTCTGCAGTCAAACTGCACTGTAAGAAGTCCTGTGTGTAAACAGTCGAGCAGTTTGTGACACCGTGACTTTGCAGCCAGATGCGCACCGCCTTTTGAGACACGTCGGATGGACGTACAAGGGAGGCCACCTCCTCAAGTTGAAGGTATTTACCTGTGGATAAACACAGGGCGGTTCAGTTAAATTCAAAACTGGGACATGATTTAAACTGGGCGGCCCAGAGACTGAGTGATTACAATGTCAGGCTCACAgtggggggacctgggttcaaatctaggtcagtccaccggtgtggagtttgcatgttctccctgggcctgcgtaggttttctccaggtactccagtttcctcccacattccaaagacatgcatggtatgttgattggacaatctaaattgccccctaaTGTgagcgtgatttttttttgtcaacttgTGCCCTAGACTCCAAATCAATGTGGATAATTCCTATTATTAAATAATGAGTGGATTGGTGGTAGAAGTGAAAGAGGAACTGAAAAAGCAGAGACACTTCTCACATTGCACAAGATGTGTTTGAACACGATCAGCGAGAGAGGAAACCACAcgggaaaaaaactgttgtttCTTGAGAAAATACTGTTGGGATCTTATCGGGAAAAGTACGGCAAATATTTCAGGTGTGCTGTTTTACCATACTGAGGCGAATCAGGGTCGGAAACCACTTTCAACATCTCCTCTATCCTGTCCACATTCTGCTGAACGAGTGCAAAAGTAAGTTTAAGTTCCTCGGTTGACCCGAGCCGCCCAATGCGAGTCCAGCCTTTAGGAACCCTGAGGGGAACAAAAGATGTAGGTATAATGAGCCCTCAAAATATATAGTGGACATACAAAAAGATggatgatttaaaaagtggTTTACTCACAGAACATTTTGGTCATATTCCAGGTATCCACTCCACACCAATGGAATAAATAACAAGGGAATGACCACAGCCAAACTGGTTGGAGAAATCGGCATTACTATAACAATCGCAATTAAATCTGAAATCAAACCTCATGGAAGATAATCATTTCTAGTTGAAATTTTGGAAATTAATGAAATTCTAAATAAAGAATGCACCACATTAATATGTCTTCTGGAGAAGCCAGCGACTAGAAATCGGACAAGTAGGTTATATGAAATTGTGCCAATGTCGTCAAAACAAAGTGTACTGTACTGCAAGTGATCGGTTTATAAGTAACAACTCGACAAATTCGGAATTAAACTTACTGAATagacttgaaaataaaaataaactgtaaactCACTGCGTTTCCATCGTGTCCTCCGTAGGTTGTTTTGAGGACAAACTGGTGAAGCAAGTGTACTGATCACGTGAGTGTTCTCACGTGATCGGCAACAGCTGATTGTCAAACACGTGTTATTGTAGAAAAGTGGGCGTGTCGTAAAGAAATATGTATGCGATATTTTTCAGCACTCAGCCTCAATGACAACCACGTTAATCCCGTCTTGTAATCACCAATAAAAAGTGAACGAGTTAAGAACACTACATTGAATTCCTTAAAATATCCACTGAAGAAAGATGGACACTAATTACTTTCACCACGACTGCGACTTTCCGTATCTAGCCctaaatatactatacataaGCACCACATGTATTGgggaaaacaacaataaagcAAACTCCAATGTAAAACTTGAGAAGTGGAATTTATTCCCAtagtaaaaaatgtattataggTAAAACACACCTTATAATTTTATatacaatgagaaaaaaatataactatCAATTCCAGAATATGTACAGTCCACAACCAGATCTACCAATTTAAGTGGAATATACAGGGAacacctttatttttgtttaaaaaaataaaaatgaaagtcaTATCAACCAAGAAAAATtctccacattttttttgatttatgTGGTAAAATTTccttaattttaaatgttttattcaacATCCGAAAAGTAATAATCTTCTTCTTCGCCACTGTCAGAACCAAAAGATGGTTTCTCTGGAAACATCTCCCAGACGATGAAGGAATCATTTGCTGGGGGGACAAAATAGGTTGAAAGTGGAGGAATACCTTTTCATTGTGAAATGCTCCACAGATAAAGTTGGATGGATTAGATGTATTCTCAGGCCATCCACTGTGAACCGTGTGTAAATGAAACATACCTTGGTTTTTTAATGGTTTCAGTTCTCGTTTGGCTGATGATGAAGGAATGTCATTCTGTaaaggattgttttttttaggggaaaattaGTAAGCAACCTGTTCCTTAAAATGACAAGGAAGTACCAGGATG is a window of Stigmatopora nigra isolate UIUO_SnigA chromosome 13, RoL_Snig_1.1, whole genome shotgun sequence DNA encoding:
- the tpp1 gene encoding tripeptidyl-peptidase 1, with amino-acid sequence METHLAVVIPLLFIPLVWSGYLEYDQNVLVPKGWTRIGRLGSTEELKLTFALVQQNVDRIEEMLKVVSDPDSPQYGKYLQLEEVASLVRPSDVSQKAVRIWLQSHGVTNCSTVYTQDFLQCSLTAEVAENLLPGSRFQRYVRDGHTVVRSSAPYSVPDDVAQHLDFIGGLHRFPPGGGKPSMASTVLRKRQQSNGFHLGVTPSVLRARYNMTTADVGSAQNNSQAVAQFLEQYYSPSDLTEFMSLYGRSFQHLSKVDRVVGTQGTGKPGLEASLDVEYIMSMGANISTWVFTNPGRHESQEPFLQWLVLLSNMSNLPWVHTISYGDDEDSLSTAFMQRVNTEFMKAGVRGLSLLFASGDSGASCLHMAQQNSFRPSFPASSPYVTTVGGTSFKNPFKLSYEVADYISGGGFSNVFKMPDYQANAVAQYLKSVAATLPPKSYFNVSGRAYPDMAALSDNYWVIINRVPVPWVSGTSASTPVVGGMFSLINDKRLMKGLPVLGFLNPRLYKLKGDPLFDVTEGCHLGCLDEQVQGQGFCSAPSWDPVTGWGTPNYPALLDALSQ
- the yy1a gene encoding transcriptional repressor protein YY1a, whose product is MASGETLYIESDGSEMPTEIVELHEIEVETIETTVIGEDGEHQPMIALQPLDTDDPDSILPHQEVILVQTREEVVGDDDSELHTDDGYGDQILIPVPAVEEDYIEQTLVTVAGRSSTASRMKRVGAGKKSGKKSYLSGTEMGRKWEQKQVQIKTLEGEFSVTMWASDDKKDIDHEEQIAGENSPDYSEYMTGKKLPPGGIPGIDLSDPKQLAEFARMKPKKVKEDDAPRTIACPHKGCTKMFRDNSAMRKHLHTHGPRVHVCAECGKAFVESSKLKRHQLVHTGEKPFQCTFEGCGKRFSLDFNLRTHVRIHTGDRPYVCPFDGCNKKFAQSTNLKSHILTHAKAKNNQ